A region of Dictyostelium discoideum AX4 chromosome 1 chromosome, whole genome shotgun sequence DNA encodes the following proteins:
- a CDS encoding hssA/2C/7E family protein, with protein MSILSALTSISNPMKSSNSNVANGGSKLSMGANSVACGSCGGGNSSSGIINNSDGSQTTYYTYTSPTYQYGYTYSYGSSFSSSSCGCN; from the exons atgaGTATCTTAT ctGCATTAACATCAATTTCAAACCCAATGAAATCAAGCAATTCAAATGTTGCAAATGGTGGTAGTAAATTATCAATGGGTGCCAATTCAGTAGCATGTGGTTcatgtggtggtggtaattcaTCATCTggtataattaataattctgaTGGTTCTCAAACAACCTATTACACCTACACTTCACCAACTTATCAATATGGTTACACATATAGTTACGGTTCATccttttcatcatcatcatgtGGCtgtaattaa
- a CDS encoding hssA/2C/7E family protein, producing the protein MSILSALTSISNPMKSTKSSVANGGGRLSMGTNSVACGSCGGGNSSSGTINNADGSQTTYYSYTSPVYTYNYSYSYSSSGSSSCGCH; encoded by the exons atgagcATATTAT CTGCATTAACTTCAATTTCAAACCCAATGAAATCAACTAAATCAAGTGTTGcaaatggtggtggtagatTATCAATGGGTACCAATTCAGTCGCATGTGGTTCATGTGGTGGAGGTAACTCATCATCTggtacaattaataatgctGATGGTTCTCAAACAACTTATTACTCTTACACTTCACCAGTTTACACATACAATTATAGTTATAGCTATAGTTCATCAGGTTCATCATCATGTGGTTGTCATTAA
- a CDS encoding hssA/2C/7E family protein encodes MSILSALTSISNPMKSTKSSVANGGGRLSMGSNSVACGSCGGGNSSSGTINNADGSQTTYYSYTSPVYTYNYSYSYSSSGSSSCGCH; translated from the exons atgagtaTCTTAT cTGCATTAACTTCAATTTCAAACCCAATGAAATCAACTAAATCAAGTGTTGcaaatggtggtggtagatTATCAATGGGTTCAAATTCAGTCGCATGTGGTTCATGTGGAGGTGGTAACTCATCATCTggtacaattaataatgctGATGGTTCTCAAACAACTTATTACTCTTACACTTCACCAGTTTACACATACAATTATAGTTATAGCTATAGTTCATCTGGTTCATCATCATGTGGATgtcattaa
- a CDS encoding hssA/2C/7E family protein — MSILSALTSISNPMKSSKSSVANGGGRLSMGSNSVACGSCGGGSSSSGTINNADGSKTTYYTYTSPIYTYNYSYSYSSSGSSSSCGCH; from the exons ATGAGTATCTTAT ctGCATTAACTTCAATTTCAAACCCAATGAAATCAAGCAAATCAAGTGTTGCAAATGGCGGTGGTAGATTATCAATGGGTTCAAATTCAGTCGCATGTGGTTCATGTGGTGGTGGAAGTTCATCATCTggtacaattaataatgctGATGGTTCCAAAACAACTTATTACACTTACACTTCTCCAATTTACACATACAATTATAGTTATAGCTATAGTTCATCAggttcatcttcatcatgtGGTTGTCATTAA
- the ponK gene encoding ponticulin-related protein has product MKNLILLFLLISIINLIQSLPLDSVINFYVNSTVGSCKGKQLEVSLDVCNNGCSNSFKITSSKDNVNNYNFTSYIETDDKQCLTNNYTINLFNCSIDNAALVGPYSVKCIFKETPSPSNSSNPSPSPNTTSSSSLSSSSLNSNEPNQTTKPPKTNEPQKNNSTSNIPNFFAIFGFLVLIIFILGDKI; this is encoded by the coding sequence atgaaaaatttaattttattatttttattaatttcaattattaatttaattcaatcattACCACTTGATAgtgttattaatttttatgtAAATTCAACAGTTGGATCATGTAAAGGAAAACAATTAGAAGTTTCATTAGATGTTTGTAATAATGGTTgttcaaattcttttaaaattacttcTTCAAAagataatgttaataattataattttacatCATATATTGAAACTGATGATAAACAATgtttaacaaataattatacaattaatttattcaattgttcaattgataatgctGCTTTAGTTGGTCCATATTCTGTTAAATGTATCTTTAAAGAAActccatcaccatcaaattcttcaaatcCATCACCTTCCCCAAATAcaacatcttcatcatccttatcttcatcatcgttaaattcaaatgaacCAAATCAAACTACAAAACCTCCAAAAACAAATGAacctcaaaaaaataattcaacaagTAATATTCCAAACTTTTTTGcaatttttggttttttagttttaattatttttattttgggtgataaaatctaa